The following DNA comes from Microbacterium terregens.
GCCGTCATCGTCTACCTCCCGACCTGGTTCAGCGAGGCGGTGCCCGGCGACACCTCGGCGTACCTGGCTCAGCTGATCTTCGCCATCGTGCTCGGCGTCTGCATCATCGTCGCCCCTGGCGGGATCGCCGGCCTGATCAGCCGCCTGTACCGATCAATCTGGCGGGCGCGCACCGCCGAATCACCCCCACCCCTGCCCACCCACCGCAACCCACAGGAGACCCCATGACGAAATCCATCCGTCGCGGCACGCTGACGACCCTCGCGCTGCTCGGCGCCGCCACCCTCGTGCTATCCGCCTGCACCGCTCGCGGAGGCGATGCGCCGTCAAGCGACGGCGCGGGCAAGGACACCACCCCGATCGTCGTCGGCGTCAGCTGGCCTCAGAGTGGTCCGGCCGGTTCGGTCGCACCGGGTCTGACCGGTCTTGAGACGTACATCGAAGAGACCAATGAGGCCGGCGGAGTCAACGGTCACCCCATCGAACTGGTGACCGCCGACGACGCGTACGACCCGGCCCGCCTGGTCGAGAATCAGCGCAAATTCGTCGAGAAGGACGGCGCGATCCTCGTCGTGAACTTCGGGGGCATCTCGATCGCCGGCCGCGACTACCTCAAGCAGAAGGGTGTCGCCGGTGTTTCGCTGGCCGCCAACAGCCCGCTCGGCGACGTCGAGAACTACCCGCTGCAGCGGGCCTTCTGGCCCGATGTCGCGTGGGAAGGCGAACTCCAGGCACAGTGGATCGCCGAACAGAACCCCAACGCCGTCGTCGGATACGTGGGCTTCAACAATGACCTGAGCGAGAGTCAGCTCGCTGGACTCGCCGCCGGGGGAATCGTTCCCGCCGAGCAGGCACTTGTCGCGCCCGGCACCTCCGACCTCAGCGCCCAGGTCAGCCAGTTCCAGGCCGCCGGCGTGGATACCCTCGTCGTCAACATCGGCGCCCCGACCGTCGGTGCGCTGCTGGGATACATCCACCAGATCGGCTGGAAGCCGACGCTGATGCTGGGGTCCACGACGTCGGACTTCACAGCAGCCATCAATCAGGCGGGTCCCGAGGCGGTCGAGGGAGCGTACGCCTTCAAGTGGTACATGGATCCCTCCGACCCCCGCTTCGCCGACGACGAGCGCTACCTCGCCTACGCCGACGCCATGACCGCTCAGGGCCATGAGGCCGGGATCGGCGACTCGCTGGCGATCAGCGGCTACGGGATGGGTGCGGCGATCGTCGGTGCCCTCAAGCAGGCCGAGACGCTCGACAGCGAAGGATTCGCTGCGGCGTGGGATTCCCTGTCGGGTCTGGAGAACCCGCTGACGCTCCCCGGCATCAGCTTCGACTCCGGTCCGTTCGGACGCATCGTGTTCCAGTTCGAGCTCAATCGGTTCGACGGGGCGAGCTGGCAGCCCGAGGCCGACATCGTCGATGTCAGGGAACTCGGCATCGTCAAGTAGTCGATCCTCCTCAGACGGGCGCGCGGCGAATGCCGCGCGCCCGTCTGTCGTCATAAGCATCAGTGATGGAAGCCATAGGCACTCACCGGTTTCCTTATGCCCCGTCAACCGGGACAGTTGAAGACAGGCAACCGCACTCTGCATCGAAAGGATCGAAGATGATCAAGCTTCTCTCCCACCTGTCCTACGTGACGATCACGTCACCCGATGTCGAGGCATCCGTCGAGTTCTACACGACGCAGGTGGGCCTGACCGAGGTCGACCGGGTCGACGGCCGTGTCTACCTGCGCTGCTGGGGCGACTACTACTCCTACAGCGTCGTCGTCGTGGCCGGCGACGAGCCATCCCTCGAGACCATGGCGTGGCGCACCTCGAGCGCCGAAGCGCTCGCAGAGGCCGCCACGCGCCTCGAAGCCGCGGGCGTGGACGTCGAGTGGTTCGACGGCCACAAGGTCGGTCGCGCGCTGCGGTTCGTGGGCCCGTGGGGTCACCGGATGACCCTGCACTGGGATGTCGAACGCCACCAGGCCTCGGGCACCACCGCCTCGGTGTTCCCCGATCGCCCCGAGAAGCGCAGCAAGGTCGCCGGCGCACCCCGCCAGCTCGACCACGTCACGATCGCGGCCAGCGACGTCGACGGATTCGCCCAGTGGTACAACGAGGTCCTCGGCTTCCGCATCATGGCGCGGACCGTCCTGGACGAGGCCCCCATCTCGGTCTTCTCGGTGCTCACCACCAACGAGAAGTCCCACGACCTCGGGGTCGTGCTCGACGGCTCGTCGCGCGCCGGTCGCGTCAACCACTACGCCTTCTGGGTCGACACCTACGAAGAGCTGCTGATCGCCGCCGACACGCTCATGGAGAACGATGTCGCCATCGAGTACGGGCCGTCCATCCACGGGATCGGCGAGCAGACGTTCCTCTACTACCGCGAGCCGTCGACGATGCGCATCGAGATCAACACGGGCGGCTACCGCAACTACGTGCCGGACTGGACGCCGAACACGTGGAAGCCGTCGCTGGGTTCCAGCAACATCTACCGCAACAGCGCGATGCCCATGTCCATGACGGAGTCCTTCCCCCCGGCCGACGGCCCGTCCGCGACCGAGGAGGGCGTTCCGGAGGAGATCCGCGCCGCTCTGCTCAACCCCTACACTCAGCACGGCTGAGCCCACAGACCGGGCCGGGCGGTGTCGCCGATCGCACCGCCCGGCCCGCACCACGGATCGGCAGAGGAGTGAACGATGACCACCATGACCGCAGGCCTCGAGGCCCCCTTCGCGCTCGCACGTTTCGACGACGGGGGACGCACCGTTCTGGGTCTGGTCGCCGGTGAGCGCATCCGAGCGCTCACTCCCGCCGACCTGGGCGCGGAAGACCTGAACTCCTTCCTCGCCGATCCCGACTGGGACCGGCTGGGGGACCTCGCCGTGACGGAGGGCCCGTGGCGTTCCCTGGACGACGTGTCGCTCGCCGCCCCGGTCGAGCCCCGCGAGGTGCTGCAGGCGGGCGCGAACTATCGCACGCACGTCATCCAGCTGATCATGGGGGGCCTGACCAAGGGCGACTCCACCCGCACCCCCGAAGAGACCCGCGCGCACGCGGAGAAGATCATGGATGCGCGGGCAGCCAGCGGACGCCCGTTCTTCTTCGTGGGCCTGCCGCAGTGCGTCGTGGGGGATGCTGTCCCTCTCGTGCTGCCGGGATACAGCGAGACCCATGACTGGGAGCTGGAGCTGGCGGTGGTCATCGGGCGCCGGGCGTTCCAGGTCGACCGCGAACACGCGATGGACCACGTCGCCGGGTACACGATCGTGAACGACATCACCACGCGCGACCTTCTCTTCCCGACCGATGTCGGCGACATCGGGGCGGATTGGTACCGGGCCAAGAACGCGCCCGGCTTCCTTCCGACCGGACGGTTCCTCGTCCCTGCTCCCTTCGTCGACCCGACCGATCTGCGGGTCGTGCTGAAGCTGAACGGCGAGGTCATGCAGGACGCCACGACCGCCGAGCTCATCTTCGACGTTCCCTCGCTCGTGTCCACGGCATCCCAGACTGCGCCGCTGAATCCCGGCGACCTGCTGCTGACCGGAAGCCCGGCCGGCAACGGCCAGCACTGGAAGCGGTTCCTCCGCGACGGTGACGTCATGACCGGCACCATTCAGGGGCTCGGGGCCCAGGTCGTGCGGTGCGTTGCGGACGGAAGCGTCCGATGACCGTCGACCGGTCGGCCCTCGAGCCCTCCGAGGACCCTGGCGACCTGGACCGCCAGGATCCCGAGGCTGAGATCGGCCTGCGCGCCGAGGCCTACCGCAACTGGGGACGCTGGGGCGAGGACGATGCGATCGGCACGCTCAACTTCATCGACGACGACAAGCGCGCCGCGGCCGCGGGGCTGGTCACGCGTGGCCGGGTGATCTCTCTGGCGCAGAGCTTCGACACCGACGGCCCCCAGAAGGGATGGCGCCGCCGCATCAACCCCATCCACACGATGACCGACACCGGGACGGATGCCGAACGCGGCACCCAGGGGTTCCCGCACGGCATCGGCGGGGCCGATGACTACATCACCATGCCGCTCCAGTGCTCCACGCAGTGGGATGGGCTCGGGCACATCTTCGACCACGGCAACGCGTGGAACGGACGGCGAGCGGGCGACGTGGTCACGAGTGAGGGCGACCTGGTGACGGGCATCGAGCACGCGCGGGACGTCATCGTCTCGCGGGGAGTCCTCCTCGACCTCGGTCGTCACCTTTCCCCCGACACCGGCGAGCTGCCCGACGGCTACGCCATCACGACGCCCGAGCTCGAGGCGTGCATCGCCGCGCAGGGACCCTCGAGCGCCGTCGGCCGCGGTGACATCGTGCTCGTGCGGACCGGTCGTTACGCACGCGCACGCCGCGAGGGCTGGGGCGAGTACGCGGGCGGCCCGGCACCCGGACTCTCGCTGACGACGGCGGGCTGGCTGCATCGCACCGAGATCGCCGCGATCGCCACCGACACGTGGGGTTTCGAAGTCCGGCCGAACGAATTCGATGCCCCGGCGTTCCAGCCGCTGCACCAGATCGTCATCCCCAACATGGGTCTGACGATCGGCGAGATGTGGAATCTCGACGAGCTCGCCGACGCGTGCGCGGAGTTCGCCCGGTGGGAGTTCCTCCTCTCCGCGCCCCCGCTGCCCATCACCGGCGCCGTGGGATCACCGATCAACCCTGTCGCCCTGCTCTAGCCATCTCCACTCAACCCGGAACAGAGAGGTTCTGAAATGACCGCAGTGAACAAGGTCGCCGTCATCGGCAGCGGGGTCGCGGGGCTCGCCGCCGCCATCCAGCTGGCGAAAGCCGGCGTCGAGGTGGACGTCTTCGAAGCCAAACCCGAACTCGCCGCGCTCGGGTCGGGCATCTCGCTTCAGGGCAACGCCCTCCGGGTCTTCGACGCGCTCGGCGCCTGGGACGACATCCGCGCCGCAGGATACGCGTTCGAGGGCCTCACACTGCGGGCACCCGGTCCCGACGCTCCCGTCGTGGCGGAATTGCCGGACGTCAAGACCGGTGGACCCGACTACCCCGCAGCGATGGGGATGCCGCGCGCCGAGCTCGCCCGCATCCTCCTGGCGCACGCGGAGCGTGCCGGCGCGACCCTGCACTTCGGTGCGAAGGCGACCGGACTGACGCAGTCACCGGCATCCGTCGAACTGTTCATCGACTCAACGAGCGTGGGACTGTACGACCTGGTCGTCGGTGCGGACGGGGTGAACTCGACCGTGCGCGACCTGATCGGGATCGCTGTCAAACCACAGCCCACCGGCATGGGCATCTGGCGCACGTTCGTCTCGCGGCCGGCCGAAGTGGAGCGCACCCAGCTGTACTACGGCGGTCCGGTCTACATCGCGGGCTACACGCCCACCGGGGAGGACTCGATGTACGCGTTCCTCGTCGAGAAGGCCCAGGACCGGTCGGGCGTCTCCGATGAACAGGCGACGCGCATCATGCTCGACGAATCGCGCGCGTACGGCGGGCCGTGGCATCAGATCAGAACGGATCTGGAACAGGGTGCCCATGCCAACTACACGTGGTTCACGCAACACCTCGTCACGGCGCCGTGGAATCGCGGCCGTGTCGTGATCATCGGCGACGCCGCCCACAGCTGCCCACCCACCATCGCGCAAGGCGCGGCCCAAGGACTCGAGGACTCTTACGTGCTGACCGAACTTCTGACCACCCGCGACCACCTCGATCAGACACTGTGGGATGACTTCCATGAGCGTCGGATTCCCCGCGCGCAGGCGGTGGTCGAAGCATCCGTGCAGCTCGGCCAGTGGCAGATCGACGGCAATCGTGATGCCGACACCGGCGGACTGATCTTCGGTATCGCGCAGAAGATGGCGCAGCCGGCATGAGCGCCTCCGAGACG
Coding sequences within:
- a CDS encoding ABC transporter substrate-binding protein, translating into MTKSIRRGTLTTLALLGAATLVLSACTARGGDAPSSDGAGKDTTPIVVGVSWPQSGPAGSVAPGLTGLETYIEETNEAGGVNGHPIELVTADDAYDPARLVENQRKFVEKDGAILVVNFGGISIAGRDYLKQKGVAGVSLAANSPLGDVENYPLQRAFWPDVAWEGELQAQWIAEQNPNAVVGYVGFNNDLSESQLAGLAAGGIVPAEQALVAPGTSDLSAQVSQFQAAGVDTLVVNIGAPTVGALLGYIHQIGWKPTLMLGSTTSDFTAAINQAGPEAVEGAYAFKWYMDPSDPRFADDERYLAYADAMTAQGHEAGIGDSLAISGYGMGAAIVGALKQAETLDSEGFAAAWDSLSGLENPLTLPGISFDSGPFGRIVFQFELNRFDGASWQPEADIVDVRELGIVK
- a CDS encoding VOC family protein, which gives rise to MIKLLSHLSYVTITSPDVEASVEFYTTQVGLTEVDRVDGRVYLRCWGDYYSYSVVVVAGDEPSLETMAWRTSSAEALAEAATRLEAAGVDVEWFDGHKVGRALRFVGPWGHRMTLHWDVERHQASGTTASVFPDRPEKRSKVAGAPRQLDHVTIAASDVDGFAQWYNEVLGFRIMARTVLDEAPISVFSVLTTNEKSHDLGVVLDGSSRAGRVNHYAFWVDTYEELLIAADTLMENDVAIEYGPSIHGIGEQTFLYYREPSTMRIEINTGGYRNYVPDWTPNTWKPSLGSSNIYRNSAMPMSMTESFPPADGPSATEEGVPEEIRAALLNPYTQHG
- a CDS encoding FAD-dependent oxidoreductase codes for the protein MTAVNKVAVIGSGVAGLAAAIQLAKAGVEVDVFEAKPELAALGSGISLQGNALRVFDALGAWDDIRAAGYAFEGLTLRAPGPDAPVVAELPDVKTGGPDYPAAMGMPRAELARILLAHAERAGATLHFGAKATGLTQSPASVELFIDSTSVGLYDLVVGADGVNSTVRDLIGIAVKPQPTGMGIWRTFVSRPAEVERTQLYYGGPVYIAGYTPTGEDSMYAFLVEKAQDRSGVSDEQATRIMLDESRAYGGPWHQIRTDLEQGAHANYTWFTQHLVTAPWNRGRVVIIGDAAHSCPPTIAQGAAQGLEDSYVLTELLTTRDHLDQTLWDDFHERRIPRAQAVVEASVQLGQWQIDGNRDADTGGLIFGIAQKMAQPA
- a CDS encoding cyclase family protein — protein: MTVDRSALEPSEDPGDLDRQDPEAEIGLRAEAYRNWGRWGEDDAIGTLNFIDDDKRAAAAGLVTRGRVISLAQSFDTDGPQKGWRRRINPIHTMTDTGTDAERGTQGFPHGIGGADDYITMPLQCSTQWDGLGHIFDHGNAWNGRRAGDVVTSEGDLVTGIEHARDVIVSRGVLLDLGRHLSPDTGELPDGYAITTPELEACIAAQGPSSAVGRGDIVLVRTGRYARARREGWGEYAGGPAPGLSLTTAGWLHRTEIAAIATDTWGFEVRPNEFDAPAFQPLHQIVIPNMGLTIGEMWNLDELADACAEFARWEFLLSAPPLPITGAVGSPINPVALL
- a CDS encoding fumarylacetoacetate hydrolase family protein, translated to MTTMTAGLEAPFALARFDDGGRTVLGLVAGERIRALTPADLGAEDLNSFLADPDWDRLGDLAVTEGPWRSLDDVSLAAPVEPREVLQAGANYRTHVIQLIMGGLTKGDSTRTPEETRAHAEKIMDARAASGRPFFFVGLPQCVVGDAVPLVLPGYSETHDWELELAVVIGRRAFQVDREHAMDHVAGYTIVNDITTRDLLFPTDVGDIGADWYRAKNAPGFLPTGRFLVPAPFVDPTDLRVVLKLNGEVMQDATTAELIFDVPSLVSTASQTAPLNPGDLLLTGSPAGNGQHWKRFLRDGDVMTGTIQGLGAQVVRCVADGSVR